GCTACCCGTACATTCTCACGAGCTATCGCGTCACCGAGATGTCGGGAATCATGACGCGCTACGTGCCGTGGCTGGCGGAATTGCAGCCCGCCGCGTTCTGCGAACTCGATCCCGAACTCGCGGTCGAGAAAGGCATCAAGAGCGGCGATTGGGTCACGCTGTCGACGGCACTGGGAGAGATCGAGGTGCGGGCGCTGGTGAGCGGACGCATGCGCCCGCTGCGGCTCGGTAAAGGGCGGCGCGTGCACACGATCGGCGTGCCGTACAACTACGGCAACATGGTAGCGCTCGCGCAGGGCGACTCCGTTGGGACGCTGATCCCGATCTCGCTCGATCCCAACGTCTCGATCCATGAATCGAAATCGCTGACCTGCAACATCCGCCCCGGCCGCCGCCCACAACATCATCGCAATGCGATCGACGAGCCGATACCGGCCGATGAGCGCAGTCCGTTCGGTCAGCCGGAAGGCAAATGGATGGGCGCGAGGCAGGGCGGCGGCCGGCTGCACGAGGGCAAAAAGTAATGTCGCAAGCAACGGGGTTTTTCACCGATACGACCTTGTGCATCGGGTGCAAAGCGTGCGAGGTTGCATGCAAGCAGTGGAACGAGCTACCCTCCGACGGGTTCGAGTTCACCGGCGACTCGTACGACAACACGTCGGAGCTCTCGGGTACGACGTGGCGGCACGTCGCCTTCATCGAGCAGAACACCGCCGACGAAGCCGGGGTACATTCGCGCTGGCTGATGAGCAGCGACGTGTGCAAGCACTGCACGAACGCGGGATGTTTGGAAGCGTGCCCGACCGGCGCGATCATCCGCAACGAGTTCGAGTCGGTCTTCATCCAACCCGACATCTGCAACGGGTGCGGATATTGCGTGGTTTCGTGCCCGTTCGGCGTGGTCGACCTGATCGAGAAGTTCGATCCGCACGGATCGCGCTACAACCTCGCCTCATTGGTCGAAGCACGGCGCGAGGAGAATAAGACCGCACTCCAGGGCAGCGGCGGGATCGCCGGCAAGTGCACGCTCTGCTACGATCGGCAGAAGGTCGGCTTCGTGCCGGCCTGCGCCAAGGCATGCCCGACCGACTCGATTCAATTCGGCAACGTGGACGAACTGCGCGAGCGCGCCCGCAAACGCGTCGACACCTTGACCGAGCGCGGCGTCGCCGCTCAGCTCTACGGCGCCGATGACGTCGGCGGCGGGGTTGGCCCGCTCAACGCGTTCTTCTTGCTCACCGACCGTCCCGAGACATACAATCTCCCCACGGCACCCGTGCTTCCGTCCACGCGTCAGCCGGCCGCCTACACCGCCGCCGCCGTAACCGTGCTCGGACTCGCGCTCGCCGGATGGATGATTTTCCGCAATGAGTGATGTGCTGATGAGTGATCTGCTCGAACCCCCGGGCCGCGAAGACGTAACGCCCACCTATTACGATCGGCCGCTGCTCAAAGGGCCGAATTGGGGATGGAGCGTCGTCACCTATCTCTTCCTGGGCGGTTTGATGGGTGGACTGGGTTTGATCCAGCTCCTCGCCGACTCGAGCGATCCGAACGAACGGATGCTCAAGCGCACAGCACGCGTGAGCGCATTCATTCTGGCGGCCGCCAACCCGGCCATTCTCACCTCGCACTTGGGCCGTCCCGAGCGCTTCCTGCACATGCTGCGCATCGCAAAGCTCAAGTCGCCGATGTCGGTTGGCGTGTGGGGATTGGTTTTATATTCCGGCGCAGCCGGCGCAAACACGATCCGCGAACTGGCGGTGAGCGGTGCGCTGCCGCGCTGGATGCGCTTTCTCGCGCCGGGCTTCTTGGCGCCGCTGCAGGCGCTGCTCGGCGGGTACATCGCCAGTTACACCGGCGTGCTGCTCTCCGCGACGGCCAATCCGCTCTGGAGCTCGGGCAAACGCCACATTCCCGCCGCATTTGTCGCCTCCGGCTTAACGTCCGCGTGCGCGCTTTCGAATCTGCTCAGCATTCTCGAAGGCAACGATCGCGTCACGCGCAGACTCGAGCGACTGGAGATGATCGCAGGCGCCACCGAACTCGCGATCCTCACCCACTTCGAGAAGCACGCCGGGTATTACGGAAAACCGCTCTTCACGGGCGCACGCGGCGAACGCCTGCGCACCTACACGCGCGGCGTCGGCATTCTCGCTCCGATGGCGCTCAATATTTTGGGCACCGTGCTGCCGCTGCCCAAGCCGGTCGACGCCGTGCGCGGAGCGATCGCGTCCGTCCTCACGCTGGTCGGCGGCTACATCTTGCGCGAGTCGATGATCGAGGCCGGAAAAGATTCCGCGCGCGATCCCCGCGCGGCGTTCGTCCAGCCGGCGTGATCGACGACGGCGTGGCCGCCGACGCGCGCGCCGGGCGCACCGTCGAAACCGCGGTCACCCGGTACGAGGGCTCGCACGCTCAACGCGCCTTCGATCGCGTCGTCACCGAGGAACCGCTCGAACTGCGTCTGGTGGCCGGCTCACGAACGCACACGCTCGCGGTCACGATGCGCACGCCGGGGAACGACTTCGAACTCGCCGCCGGTTTCGTTGCCAGCGAGCGCATCGTTCGCGCGCGCGAAGCGATCGCCGGCGTCAGCTATTGCGTCGACCCGGCGATCGACAGCGAGCAGCGCTTCAACATCGTCAACATCGAGCTGCGCTCGCCCTCGCTGCCCGATCTCACCCGTTTCGAACGTCACTTCACGATCAACAGTTCCTGCGGCGTTTGCGGCCGCGCGAACCTCGAAGCCCTGGCCGATTTGGGCGTCGAGCCGGTACGCGACGACGTTCGGGTGCCGATCGCACGGCTTTACGAATTACCCGACCGCGTGCGCGAGGCGCAACGCATCTTTTCGCTCACCGGCGGCCTCCACGCCGCCGCGCTCTTCGACTCGCGCGGCGCCGTCCTCGCGGTTCGCGAGGACGTTGGGCGCCATAACGCGGTCGACAAACTCGCCGGTTGGGCGTTTCTCGAAGGCCGCTCGCCGGCCGGACAGATCCTTTTCGTGAGCGGCCGCGCGAGCTACGAGATCCTGCAAAAAGCGGCGGTGGCGCGTATTCCCATCGTTGCCGCCGTCTCGGCGCCGAGCAGTCTCGCCGTCGACTTGGCGCGCGCCTTCAACATCACGCTGGCCGGATTCGTGCGCGGCGAGCGCGCAAACGTCTACAGCGTGCCGGAGCGCATCACGGCTTAGGGGCCCGCGCGTTACCGAGCAGCCGCTCGAGCGCGGCGATCACGTCGCCGATCACGGCCGGACGGCTCAACGTCACCGACGCACCGAGCCGCGGCGGCACGCCGCTTCCGATCGCGATCAGCGGGACGTTGCGTTCCCGGCTGAAGGCACGAAATTGCACAGCGGCCTTGTTCGAGAGCGTGTCGGGTGCGGAGAGCACGACCGCATCGAACGGCTGCGCATCGGCAGTCGCGAGCACCTCTTCGATGCTCGACGCGGCGAGAACGCGGTAGCCCGCCTCTTGAAGTCCGTAGGCGAGAAACGAACGATCGCGTTCCGGGTCGAGCAGCAAAATCGTACGCGGCGCAAAACGGCGATCGGCTTTGCGCGGCAACACGACGGTGAAGGTGCTGCCGTTGCCTTCTTCGCTTTCGACGGCGATGGTGCCGCCGTGCAGCTGCACGAGCTGCTTGGTCAGGAACAGGCCGAACCCGGTTCCCGAGATCCGCATCTTGCGAGCGTTCGACGCGCGCGTGAAGCGGTCGAAGACCCGCGAAAGCTCGCCCAGCGGAATGCCGATGCCGTAATCGCGCACGACGATCGTCACCGTCTCGCGGCCGCCTGTAGCCGTGACCGCGGGATCCGGTCCTTCGGGCGTATATTTTATGGCGTTATCGATCAGATTGCTGAAGACTTGGCGCAAGCGGTCTTGATCGCCGGTAATATGGACGTCCCCTTCGATGAGCAACGCCACCGTGCGGCGGTCCTTCTGCTGGGTGACGATCGAGTCGAGCAATTCAGCGAGGTCGACCTCGCCGAGCTGCAGCACCACCTCGTTGCGTTCCAGGCGCGAGAGCGTGAGCGTGTCGGTCGCCAGCTCCGAGAGCTGCAGCGCCGATCCTTTGATCGTTTCGAGAAAATCGCGTTGCTCGTCGTTGACGTCGCCGACCTCACTCGTCAAATCGGCAAATCCCACGATCGAAGTCAGCGGCCCGCGAAAGTCGTGCGCCAGCATTGCGATCAAGTCGCTCTTGGTCTGATTGAGTTCCAAAACCGCGCTGCGCCGCTCCTCGACCTCGTGATAGAGCGAGACGTTGCGAAGAGCCACCGCAAAATATTCCGCGATCAGATCGAAAACGAACAAATCGGTATTGCGCAGCGTCCGGCCGGCTCGAGGCCGCATCTCGAGCACGTAGCGCGCCTCTCCGAATCGGCCGCTGTAGGCGATCGTCCGCATTGCGCCATCGTCGACGACGCGGACGCGCTCCTTGACCGCGCGCTCGACCAATGAATCGGCTCGCCCGCGGTCCCAAATTGCCGATCCGAGCTCGTCGACCCCGACGCAGATGCCATCGTCGTCCACGGCAAGCACGCGCGCCTCGGTTCCGAGCAGTTGCGAGGTGACCTCGCGAACCGTGCTCACGACGCTGGTCGTATCGAGCGTGGTGAAGAGCCGGCGCGCGGCGCGGGTGAGCAGCAAGAGCCGGTCGTGCTCCTCGGCGAGCGCCGACGTGCGTTCGACGTCGGCGGTGATGTCGCGCTCGATCGAGATCCAATGAGTCACCGATCCGGCGGCATTGCGGATGGGGTGGAGCGAAACCTGATTCCAATACGTCGAGCCGTCTTTCCGATAGCTCGCGATCTCTGCCTGAGCCGGCATCCCGCTCGCGACTGCCTCGCGCGCCACCTGCATCCCATCGTCGTCCGGCATGCCTTTGCGGAAGAACGCGAGTTCGCGACCGATCGACTCCTCCGGCGTGTACCCGGCCTGGGCGACGAACGCGTCGTTCGCGTACGAGAGAACGAGCTCACCGTTTTCGGCAACGGTGTATACGAGAATGACGTCGCCCGCGGCGTTCATCGCTCCGAGCAACAGCGCGATCTCTCGCTCCTGCGCTTTGCGCTGTGTCACCTCGAGCGCGATCGCGTGGAGGCGCTCCTCGCCCGCGTCTTCGCTGACGTCGATGCGCAGTTCAACCGGGTAGCTCCTACCATCGCGCCGAACGAGTTCAACCTCTCGTACGACTTCCTCGCGCTTGCGCCCGCGCGCGATAATGTCGCGCACGTCCGCGCCGGTCAAATTCGGAATCACGTCGTAGACCGACATCCCCACCAGCTCCGCGATCGAATAGCCGAGGCGTTCGCACGCGCCGCGCGAGGCGAAAAAGATGGTCAGCGACTTCGCGTTGACGACGAACAGGTCGACATGGGCGGCGTCGATGAGCGAGAGAAACCGCTTACGCGCCTCGAGCGGGTTCATCAACGCGTCCGCCAGCAGCCGTAACGTGTTGAGCTTGGCTTGGGTAATCGTTCGGGCAGCGTGGTCCATGACGCAAAGCGTCCCGATCGTGTAGCCGGACGGCGTCGTGAGCGGCACGCCGGCATAGAAGCGTACGTGCGGCTCGCCCTTCACCAGCGGGTTCTCGCGAAAGCGCGGGTCGGCGGAAGCATCGGTCACGACCGCCGGCTCACCCGATGCAACGACGTACGAGCAGAAGGCGACCTCGCGTGGCGTCTCGCGCACGTCGATCCCGCGGTAGGATTTGAACCATTGCCGGTGCTCGTCGACCAAGGAGATTGCGGCTATCGGCGCGCCGCTGACTTGTTGCGCGAGCTTGATGAACGGCTCGTACGCCGCCGCTTCTCGTGCATCGAGCAGCTGATACGAGTCGAGCGCCTCGAGCCGTTCCGCTTCGTTGGACGGGATCGGCGCGGGCTCTATCATCGGCTTGGAACCAGCTCGAGAAAATCCGCCAGTACCGTGTTGAAGGCCGGCGCATTATCGGCGTTGGCGACGTGACCCGCGTCCGGAATCACGGCGAACCGCGATCCCGCGATCCCCGCGGCGATCTCGCGCGAGAGCGCCGCGGGAGCAATCGTATCGTTTTCGCCGATGCAGACGAGCGCTTTGACGTCGATCGTTCCGAGCATCGAGCGGTAATCGCCGGTCCAGGTCGCTTCGGTCGCGGCGAGATATGACTCGACGCTCTTACACGACATCTGTTCGAGCGTCTGGCGTAAACGGGCCGGCGGCATCGCGCCCAGGCGCGACGCGCGCTCGCGCGCAAACGCCTCCATACTGCCTGCAGCACGCACGGCGCTCTTGATGCCGTCGGCATACATGCGCGCGTTTGGATAGCAGGCGAAACTTCCGAGAATTACCAGAGCGTCGATGCGCTCCCGCGCGATCTCCCAAAGTTCGAAGGCGACCACCCCGCCGAGACTGCAGCCGACGATCGTCGCCCGTTCGATGCCGCGTGAATCCATCGCCGCGAGCACGTCGGCTGCGTAGCCGCCGCGCGTGATGGCGCTCGGAGACGGTTCCGGCTTGGGCACGCCGTTGCCGCGCAGTTCGACGGCAATCGCGCGCGCGCAACCGGAGAGGGCGCGCACCTGCGCGTCCCAGATCGCCGCCGTCGAGCCGACGCCGTGCACGAAAACCAGCGCGGGTCCATGCGATCCTTCGTACCGGACCGCCGACGCGACGCCGTCGGACGCCTTCACCGGCATCGTTTCGATCACGCACGGTTCCTTTTGCGGGCGACGAAAGCGCGCACGTTTTCGAGCGAACGCGCGTTCAACACGTCCTCCTTGGTGAGCCCGGCACGCCGCGCCTGCCCCACGCCGAGTTCGATCGCCGGCAGATCCTCGATGCCGTGAGCGTCGGAATCGACGCTGAATGTCACGCCGAACTCCTTGGCGCGGCGAGCCAGCGGCGCGGGCAGATCGAGACGCAGCGCCTGACCGTCGATCTCGAGCGCGGTGCCGGTGCGAGCCGCAGCCGCGAAGACGGCATCGTGATCGAATTCGTACCCCGGGAAGCTTCCGAGCATCCGCCCGGTGGGATGTCCGATGATCGTCACGTAGGGATTTTCACACGCGCGGATGATCCGCGCGGTCATGGCCTCGCGCCCGATGTTGAACGCGGAGTGCACGCTCGCGATCACGACGTCGAGCTGCTGCAAGACCTCGTCATCGAAATCGAGCGAACCATCGGGAAGAATGTCGACTTCGCTTGCGCAGAGCGTGCGGATCCCGTGACGAGCGCCGATTTCCTCCGCAAGCGCGCGCTGCTCGCGCAGTTTCCCGGGATCGAGACCGTAACGCGCGCCGCGCCCCCACGAGTGATCGCTGATGGCGTGGTACTCGTAGCCGCGCGCCTTGGCGGCGGCGATCATCGCTTCGAGCGAATTGCGGCCGTCGCTCCACGTGCAATGCATGTGGAAGTCGCCGCGCACATCACCCACGTCGAGAAGCCTCGGGAGCGTGCCGTCCAGTGCGCGCTCGATTTCATCGAGTCCGCTGCGCAGTTCCGGCGGAATGTAGGCCATGCCGAGCGCAGCGTAGACGTCCTCTTCATCGGCGCAGGCGATCGCGTCGCCGGTTTCGAGATTCAGGATACCGTTTTCGCTGACGCGCAACGATTGGCGGACAGCGTACTCGCGCAACTTGATGTTATGTTCGCGCGAGCCGGTGAAATGCTGCAAAAGATTGCCGTAAAGATGATCCGGCAACACGCGCAGATCGATTTGAAACCCGTCGTCGAGCCAGATACTCGTTTTGGTCGGGCCTTCGGCGAGCACCGCCCGCGCGCGCTCCCACTTGGCGAAGTAAGCGGTGATCGCACCCGCGTCGGCGGCGGTGCAGACCAGATCGATATCACCGACGGTAACCTCTTGCCGACGCGCGCTGCCGGCGTAGGCGAGACGATGGTGCGGTGGGCCGGCGCGCAGGTAATCGATCGCCTCGCTCGCGATCGTAAGCGCGCGGGCGAGGGGCGCCCGCCGCTGCCGGCCTTTGTAGGCGAGGATGCCTCGCTTCCAGTTTTCGATCGTCTTCGGACCCATCCGCTTCACGCCCGCGAAGGCCTCGCGTGCGATCGCCTCTTCCAGATCCGCCAGCGAACCGATTTGAAAGTCGTTCCAGAGCGATGCCGCGGTCTTCGCGCCGATCCCGGAAACGCCGAGAACCTCGATGATCGTCGGCGGAAAGATCGCGTAGAGCTGGTCCAGCACGTCGGCCCCGCCGCGTTCGAGCAGTTGCGCGATGACGAGGGCAATCGACTTTCCGATGCCGGGAATCTTGGTAAGTTCGCCGGCCGCGGCGACGTCGCGCAGCGGCGGGGCGTTCTCGACCGAGGCCGCCGCCTTCTCGAACGCGGAATATTTGTAGAAGCTCTCGCCCGCCATTTCCATGAGCGTACGGATTTCCAGGAGCTTGTTCGCAATTTCAGCGTTGGAAAGCATCGATCGATAGGCCTCGTGGAGATACTTCGGCACGCACGGCGAAAACGCCCCCGATGCACATTCTGCGCATGCGCGACGCGGCGTACGAGAGGAACGGCGAGCAGATCGTAGCGCCGACCAGCCTCGACCTCGCGCCGGGGGAACGCATGACGCGCGTTTGCGCGAACGGACACGAAGCGGAAGCGCTCGCCATGATGGCGGCGGCACTCGCGCGCGCGACGAGCGGGTCGGTGACGATCGGCGAATACGACCCGCGCGTGCAGCCGGTGCACTGCAAGCGCATTGCGGCGTTCGTGCCGCACGATCCGCTCCCGCTCTCGCAAATGGACGCCGACCGTTACATTGCGTATCGTGCCGCGTTGTGGGACCTCGATCCCCTGCGCGCACGCGCGCATGCTCAACTCCTACTGGAGCGCCTGCACGGCCTGCACGAAGCCTTCGCCTATCCGGTGGTCGGCGCTCTCGTGCCCTCGCCGCAATTGCTCGTGCTCGATCGGCCGCAAGCTACATTCACGCCGGCGATTCTCGAGGCAGCCTCGGGATGCGCGGTCCTGATCGTGCAAGCGCAGGACCGCGCATGAGTCCCGGCGCGCTGATGGCGATCGTGAGCGCGCGGCTGCGCGCCGAACGGCGTTCGCTCGCATTCGCCTGTGCGAGCGCGGCGGTGGTGGGATTCGTGCAGCCGCACGGGATCGCGGCGATCACCGACCCGCTCACCGCCGACCTTGCGACGCGCAGTGTGTGGCTGGCCGGACCGATGTTCTTCTGCTCGACGATCGGTATCGCGCTCGCGCTCGCCCAAGGTCCCGGCCGTCACACGTATCTCGATACGACCGAACGCAGCGCACCGCTCTTTGGCCGTGAACTCGCGCGCGCCAAAGCGCTCGCACCCGTCTTGGCGGCCACGCTTTCCGCGCTCGTCTACTGGGCAGCGCAATACGTGAGCGGCTTCGCCGCGCCGCCAACCTTCTTCATCCTCGCGCTGGCCTGCGTGATCGCGAGCACGCTGGTCGCACTGAACGCGACGACGCGCAGCGGCGCTCGGCGTTTGGCGCCGATCGCGCTCGCGGCGGCGACGATCGCGATTGCTTACGTGCTCGCCGTATATGCGGACGCCTACTCAACGAAAAGCGGCGACGCCGTCGGCGTCGCCACTGAGCTGATCTTTTGTGCGCTCGCCGGATTCATCGCCCTGCGGCAATACGGCGAATCGCTCGCGCGTTACGAAGACTTCATCGGTCAAAGCTGAGGCTTTGCCCTATGCCGACAGCGCCGCCCCAGAGGCGGCGAGCTTTTCGAGCATCGTGCGGTTGAACTGGGGAAGATCCTCCGCGCCCCGCGTGCTCACCCAATTCGAATCGCCGACCGTCGGCTGATCGCGATAGAGCCCGCCGGCGTTACGAATGTCATCGGCGATCGAATGCGCGCCGGTCACCTGCCGGCTGCGCACGAGCTGCGCGGAGATCAGAACTTGCGCACCGTGTCCGACCGAGAAGATCGGCTTCTTGGCCGAATCGAACTCACGGACCAGCCGCTGCACTTCCTTGTTCATGCGAATCCGGTCCGGCGAGGTGCCGCCCGGGATCAAGAGCGCGTCGAAATCCTCGGCCGTGCAATCGGCGACCAGCTCTTCGGCCCGCAAGCTCTGCCCGTCGTCCAACCCGCGCTTTCCGCGGATGCGCGCGCGCGCCCGCTCGTCCAGGCCCACGATCGTAACGACCGCCCCGGCCTCCTCGAGCGCGCGCCGCGGCTCGAACAAATCCGCCTCTTCGAATCCATCACCGATCAGCGCGGCGATTCGCTTACCATCAACACCTTGCATCGTGGGGCCGATCTTTCGCCCTGTCCGCTAGAGTGTCCCACCCGTTTGCTGGACGGCCGCTCGAAGCAGGTAGGCAAGCTCGATTTCGATCTTCCCGAGCGCATCGAGCACCTCGTCGGCGGCGAGCGCTTGCAATGCGGGGTTGCGTTTGGTCATGTCGCCCTCGGGAACGCGATGGCGCGGATTGATCTCGCGCATGTAGATGCGAGCGTCGTAGCGGACCGGGCCTTCGGGCAAAAAGTAGAGCGGGTCGAGGCCGAAGGCATAGACTTCCAGCGAAAGGATCGCTGTTTTCTGGAGAAACTCGATCGGTCGCGTGCGCAGCGCATGCGCCAACCGCGCGAGTGCCGAGATGCCGATGCGTTCGCTCCCGGCAAGGACGGCGGCAAGACGGTCGAGCGGCAGGCCGATCGCTTCCGCCAAACGGCCGTGACTGACCTCACGCTCGGCGGCGAGCGCAGTCAGCCCGGCGCCAAAGGCCGCTCCTCCCGCCGTTCCAACGTGTCCGTCCCAGGCCGGTTCCGCTGCATTGATCATCGCGGGATCGGCTCCGAGGAAAGATAGATGCCGTCCTGCTCGATACGCACGTCGAACCGCGGAACGAACGCAAAATCACCCAGCGTCAGGTTTCCCGTGCGCAGATCGAAACACCAGGCATGCCACGGGCAGGTGACGGTGAGGCCCTCGACCCAGCCCTCGGCGATCGGACCGCCTTGGTGCGGACATGCGTTTTCCAGTGCGTAGACCGTTCCGTTCACATTGAACAGGGCGATTTCGTAGCGTCCGACGCGAACGGTTGCCGACGCACCGGGCGGCACCGCCGCGACGTCGGCGACGCGAATGAATTCCATCAAGCCGTGTAAATCAGTACAGCGACTTGATCAGACCGCCGTCGATCGCGATCGTTTGTCCGCTCACGTACCGCGCGGCCTCGCTGCACAGGAAGGCGATCATCGGCGCAAACTCCGCCGGCGTCGCGACGCGGCCGATCGGCACGTCGGCCTTTGCCGCTGCCGCTATCGCAGCTTCGTCCGGATACAGTTGACGCAGGCGATCGGTGAGCACGCGGCCGGTTGCGATCGAATTGACGGTGATGCCGTCTTTGGCGACCTCGATCGAGAGCGTCTTGAGCGCGGCGACGAGTGCGGTGCGAAACGCGTTCGAGAGCGTAAGGTTCGGGATCGGCTGTTTCACCGAAGACGACGTGAACGCAACGATGCGCCCCCACCGGCTCGCGGCCATGCCCGGCAACACGCCGTAAACGAGCTCGAGCATGCAGCGCAGGACGTTGCGATAGCCGGCATCCCAATCGTCGAGCGTCATTTTCGTGAACACGCCCGGTTTCGGACCGCCGCCGTTGAGTACGAGGATCTCGACGCCGCCGAACGCGTTGCTGACGTCGGCGACCAGTTTTGCAACGGATTTCGTCTCGCTCAAATCGACTTCGAACGCGCGCGCATCGGTCGCGCCCAATTCTTTCGCGCGCTTGGCGACGGCTTCCAGCCGCTCGCGCCGGCGCGCTGCAACCGCGAGGCTGACGCCTTCGGCGGCAAGCGCGAGCGCGACTGCTTCGCCGATTCCCGCGCTCGCGCCGGTGACGAGCGCAACGCGCCCACGAATGCCTAAGTCCACGACAACACCGTATTCCCGCCGCTCACGATCACGGCAACTCGTTCTCGGTCCCGCGGCACATACTTCTTTGAAAGCAGCGCCGCAAAGGCGGTTGCACCGCCGGGCTCGGCGAGCACGCGCGCGCGCTGCCACAGGGTTTCGCGGGCCGCGCGAATCTCGTCATCGCTCACCAGCACCGCGCGGTCGACGAAACGTTGCGCGATCGGATAGACCAGCGCCCCCAGTGCCCCGCCGGCGAGCGAATCGTTGGCGATGCTTCCCGTCGGCGCATCGACCGGACCCCCTGCGCGCAGCGCCCAATCCAACGTCGGCGCGCCCTCGGGTTCGACGCCGATGACCCGGATCCGGCCTCCATACCACGCTGCGATCCCGGCAATCAATCCTCCGCCGCCGACCGGAACCAGGACCGTGTCGATCGACGCGTCAGCGTCCTCGAGCTCTTTACCGAGCGAACCCGCGCCCAGAATGGTCTCGGCCTGATCGAAGGCGTGCACGGTGAGCGCGCCGCGCTCGGCGGCATCGGCGGTGCCGGCCTTGAGCGCGTCCGGATAGACGCCGGGCACGATCACGAGCTCGGCGCCGGTCGCGCGAATCCGCTCGATCTTCGCCGGTGACGACACCTCGGGCACGAAGATGCGGCACGCGATGCCCAGGCGCGTCGCGGCGTGCGCGACCGCCGCGCCGTGGTTACCTCCCGAAGCCGCGACGACGCCGGCCGGCGGCACCGCGCGAGTCAGAAGATTCGCAAACGCGCCGCGCGCTTTGAACGAACCGCTGACCTGCATCAGCTCGAGCTTGAGCAACGTGCCGTCGAGATCGAGTACCGGCGTGCGCCGGATGTACGGCCGGATGAGCGGCTCCATCGCCGCGATACGCTCGCGATTAAGCAATGGCGCCGATCGTTTGCGTGAGGGCGGTACTCAGGGCGTCGTACGCGGCGTCGAGGTACGC
The sequence above is a segment of the Candidatus Baltobacteraceae bacterium genome. Coding sequences within it:
- a CDS encoding 4Fe-4S dicluster domain-containing protein, with protein sequence MSQATGFFTDTTLCIGCKACEVACKQWNELPSDGFEFTGDSYDNTSELSGTTWRHVAFIEQNTADEAGVHSRWLMSSDVCKHCTNAGCLEACPTGAIIRNEFESVFIQPDICNGCGYCVVSCPFGVVDLIEKFDPHGSRYNLASLVEARREENKTALQGSGGIAGKCTLCYDRQKVGFVPACAKACPTDSIQFGNVDELRERARKRVDTLTERGVAAQLYGADDVGGGVGPLNAFFLLTDRPETYNLPTAPVLPSTRQPAAYTAAAVTVLGLALAGWMIFRNE
- the nrfD gene encoding NrfD/PsrC family molybdoenzyme membrane anchor subunit; the encoded protein is MSDVLMSDLLEPPGREDVTPTYYDRPLLKGPNWGWSVVTYLFLGGLMGGLGLIQLLADSSDPNERMLKRTARVSAFILAAANPAILTSHLGRPERFLHMLRIAKLKSPMSVGVWGLVLYSGAAGANTIRELAVSGALPRWMRFLAPGFLAPLQALLGGYIASYTGVLLSATANPLWSSGKRHIPAAFVASGLTSACALSNLLSILEGNDRVTRRLERLEMIAGATELAILTHFEKHAGYYGKPLFTGARGERLRTYTRGVGILAPMALNILGTVLPLPKPVDAVRGAIASVLTLVGGYILRESMIEAGKDSARDPRAAFVQPA
- the fdhD gene encoding formate dehydrogenase accessory sulfurtransferase FdhD; the encoded protein is MIDDGVAADARAGRTVETAVTRYEGSHAQRAFDRVVTEEPLELRLVAGSRTHTLAVTMRTPGNDFELAAGFVASERIVRAREAIAGVSYCVDPAIDSEQRFNIVNIELRSPSLPDLTRFERHFTINSSCGVCGRANLEALADLGVEPVRDDVRVPIARLYELPDRVREAQRIFSLTGGLHAAALFDSRGAVLAVREDVGRHNAVDKLAGWAFLEGRSPAGQILFVSGRASYEILQKAAVARIPIVAAVSAPSSLAVDLARAFNITLAGFVRGERANVYSVPERITA
- a CDS encoding ATP-binding protein produces the protein MIEPAPIPSNEAERLEALDSYQLLDAREAAAYEPFIKLAQQVSGAPIAAISLVDEHRQWFKSYRGIDVRETPREVAFCSYVVASGEPAVVTDASADPRFRENPLVKGEPHVRFYAGVPLTTPSGYTIGTLCVMDHAARTITQAKLNTLRLLADALMNPLEARKRFLSLIDAAHVDLFVVNAKSLTIFFASRGACERLGYSIAELVGMSVYDVIPNLTGADVRDIIARGRKREEVVREVELVRRDGRSYPVELRIDVSEDAGEERLHAIALEVTQRKAQEREIALLLGAMNAAGDVILVYTVAENGELVLSYANDAFVAQAGYTPEESIGRELAFFRKGMPDDDGMQVAREAVASGMPAQAEIASYRKDGSTYWNQVSLHPIRNAAGSVTHWISIERDITADVERTSALAEEHDRLLLLTRAARRLFTTLDTTSVVSTVREVTSQLLGTEARVLAVDDDGICVGVDELGSAIWDRGRADSLVERAVKERVRVVDDGAMRTIAYSGRFGEARYVLEMRPRAGRTLRNTDLFVFDLIAEYFAVALRNVSLYHEVEERRSAVLELNQTKSDLIAMLAHDFRGPLTSIVGFADLTSEVGDVNDEQRDFLETIKGSALQLSELATDTLTLSRLERNEVVLQLGEVDLAELLDSIVTQQKDRRTVALLIEGDVHITGDQDRLRQVFSNLIDNAIKYTPEGPDPAVTATGGRETVTIVVRDYGIGIPLGELSRVFDRFTRASNARKMRISGTGFGLFLTKQLVQLHGGTIAVESEEGNGSTFTVVLPRKADRRFAPRTILLLDPERDRSFLAYGLQEAGYRVLAASSIEEVLATADAQPFDAVVLSAPDTLSNKAAVQFRAFSRERNVPLIAIGSGVPPRLGASVTLSRPAVIGDVIAALERLLGNARAPKP
- a CDS encoding alpha/beta hydrolase, with product MIETMPVKASDGVASAVRYEGSHGPALVFVHGVGSTAAIWDAQVRALSGCARAIAVELRGNGVPKPEPSPSAITRGGYAADVLAAMDSRGIERATIVGCSLGGVVAFELWEIARERIDALVILGSFACYPNARMYADGIKSAVRAAGSMEAFARERASRLGAMPPARLRQTLEQMSCKSVESYLAATEATWTGDYRSMLGTIDVKALVCIGENDTIAPAALSREIAAGIAGSRFAVIPDAGHVANADNAPAFNTVLADFLELVPSR
- the polX gene encoding DNA polymerase/3'-5' exonuclease PolX; translated protein: MLSNAEIANKLLEIRTLMEMAGESFYKYSAFEKAAASVENAPPLRDVAAAGELTKIPGIGKSIALVIAQLLERGGADVLDQLYAIFPPTIIEVLGVSGIGAKTAASLWNDFQIGSLADLEEAIAREAFAGVKRMGPKTIENWKRGILAYKGRQRRAPLARALTIASEAIDYLRAGPPHHRLAYAGSARRQEVTVGDIDLVCTAADAGAITAYFAKWERARAVLAEGPTKTSIWLDDGFQIDLRVLPDHLYGNLLQHFTGSREHNIKLREYAVRQSLRVSENGILNLETGDAIACADEEDVYAALGMAYIPPELRSGLDEIERALDGTLPRLLDVGDVRGDFHMHCTWSDGRNSLEAMIAAAKARGYEYHAISDHSWGRGARYGLDPGKLREQRALAEEIGARHGIRTLCASEVDILPDGSLDFDDEVLQQLDVVIASVHSAFNIGREAMTARIIRACENPYVTIIGHPTGRMLGSFPGYEFDHDAVFAAAARTGTALEIDGQALRLDLPAPLARRAKEFGVTFSVDSDAHGIEDLPAIELGVGQARRAGLTKEDVLNARSLENVRAFVARKRNRA